The sequence TACAGCCCTTAGTATTAAAGAGAATtacaaaactttataaaaaactaaatatcttACCACTTAATGTGGAGCTAAATGCATCCGGTGTCATAAGATTTACTTGTGTGAAGCTTTTATTGCTTGTTTGGGGAGAAGCAGTGCGCGATCGAACATCATTTAGTTCAGCGGACACCGCTGCTGGTATAGCGGATGCCGTAGCTGCCACTGTGACAACTGAAGAAGAAATGGTTGCTGTTTGCACGGTCATTTGATTAGCGACACTAACAGATGGGGCCGTCGCAATACCGAGTAATGATTCCAAAGAATtggttttactgtttttttcttgttttacgcGTTCCTCATTTACGTCTTCCGATTTAATATGTGAATGTGATAATTTATTCGAGTTCAAACTGTTTGCAATTCCAATAACACCACCCTTGATAATATCACTCCCACCACTTCCAATGCAGCTTACTACGCTATCTAGTAAGGATGAATCTTTAGAAGCAATTACTTCTCCGCTCTCATCAGACAATGTGCTTCGCACGTCCGTATTTTCCGTAACAGATGGTTGATATAGTATGCGGCACTCCTGCATACTCTTCGATTGCACAATAAACATTCGCACCACTACGCAGTATGTGGAATTAGTTTCCTCATCATAGTCATCAAACTCATCGCATAGATAATTATCGTTGCCACATTTATAACGCCGCACTGCAGCATCGACAATTGAAAATGATAGAATCCCGGAGCTAAGTGGGAACTCTGAAATGCTTTTTATATATACGAGCGAAGGTGAACTTTTCGAAAGAGACTTGAAACTGCCAATACTACTATTGCTACTAATGCTGATATTCGCCAAATTGTTGTTACTCTCATTATCAGAACCTTTCGTTAGTGAtatattgttgctgttatttacaatttgcatGATATAACATGTGCGTGTATCTAAACTTGATATAACGAAATACGAGGATGTTCGATCGATTTCAGCAATAAAACGCAacggttttttttcttctgttgcTGTGGTAATGCAGAGTGATTGCAGGCATTCCCAAGTACTGCAGTCCCATACTTTGAATTCAGTATTATCAGCGGCGCCGGTGATAGCATATTTCCAATAAGTTCTGCAAAGAGTAGGATATGATTATCAGAgcaggtaaaatttttttatttaagtgcattttattataaaagaaatattttcactcCAAACGGACTTGCAATGTGGCTCTGAGATAAGTATGTGTTGAAAATCGTTGTTCATAGCCAAATTTGGTTCAGTATGTTCGTGACTACCATCcggaattcacagagcgaaCGTAGGTTCGGttccaaaatttagaaaaagttttttctaatagcggtcgcccctcgacaggcaatggcaaaccccccgagtgtatttctgccatgaaaaagctgcttataaaaatatctgccgttcggagtcggcttgaaactgtaggtccctccatttgtggaacaacaacaagacgaacatcacaaataggagaaggagctcggccaaacacccaaaaagggtgtaagcgccaattatatatatatatatatatatatatatatatatgtttcttacttataaaaaaaaaacaaatttgcagtaacgttttgaaatattttcattttcaaatcagaaaattataattttttgttttgcagatTAGATGTATGTGCTAGTTGTATATGTTAATCTGTTGATTGCTGTATTTCGACAGGTCTGGAGCTTGGTACACTGCGTATCCCTACCTCCAAATGTCACCAGCAacgtttctttgtctttgccccaaatGCTACCGGCTAGCGACCTAAAGATTTGGTCCATTTTTCGTTTTGTTCGTTTGTGAAACTCTTTTAAAAGTGCACCATTTCCCAAGGCTTTGATTAGGTTTTTGTCACCCTTTTATTTCATGTAATTGGGGCTCTCATAATTGTGCGGCTTCCatatatctttttatttttgaagttaaCTTTAAAACTATTCATATTAAATTATCCCAATTATATGCAAAGCGAATAGGTTAAGTGTGTTGTTTGTTTAAGTGATTAAGACAATAAACAGAATTTTGTGCccattaacaaaatatttagagGCTCTCGGGCGGTGAAAATTTGCAAAGTACTCTTACGCTAAATGGAAATAAGATTCGATGTCAActaaaaagatattaaaaaacttgaaattatAACACCAAATAAAGTTCTTTCTAGTACTGATGTATCAATTTCGCCGCTGCTCGACGAATTTGAATTTCGTGTAGTGGCCAATTCAAGTTGGCCATATTTCTGGCGGCTCTCGAGTTTAGATAAAACGAGGTAGATAATGAACTATATTAACAAAACTCTCGGTGTTTGCAGCATAACatgaatattttgtgaaaatattttaatttaccaATGAAAACTATCAAATAAAGTATGAGTCACACTCGAAGTTTATAAAATGATAACTGCTTATTCTAAGTGAGAACGAACGAGAACCGTAAACAgttacttaaatgtatatggaaAAACTTGAAAGCAGATAACGACttcgaattaataaaatttttatgatcattaaaagtaaatttagCGTCAAATATAACCCTCAGATCAACAATCTCCAAGAAGTTTTGCAGAACCCTATTAGCAATGGTATGAGCGTTGCAAAGACCACTGCATCTCGTaaactttaaatgaaaaaactttttaatattcaagCACAGTTGAGAAGTTCTTACTGACTAGCtacaatatatacaaaaacaaaaacaaaaaaaattataaaaacttaataagtaaaatttattagtacctgtaataagaaaataatagatttttaaGACAGAAGCGGCTTGAAGAAAAATCAATACAGCATTCTTTTATATTCCTTTAactcaattatatataatataaacctTATACTTCAAGATGCAAACTTATAAAATTGCAGACTCTTAACAGTAGCATTTATTGGAGTGGAAGAATAATTCATCGGTTACATTTATCTACGATGTTCTTAACACTAACATTTATTGTTGGAATTGATACAATTTTATGTATCTGCAAAAAATCCTAGGCGGTATTCAATATTTTCAGTTGATGTTGAACCTACCACCAGATATTTAATTGAGTTTAAGGCAATAGAAAAGAATAGATGTATtgtacgtttccacgacagtcggttctacgttaccgaaacgacccggatttatatccgggcagggactgtcactccagcagcattccccgcatgtaagtatggggaatgtttatgctgctacaacaacaacaatagctgtATTGATTTTTCTTCAAGTCGCTTCTGTCTTAAACatctattattttcttatttcaggTATTAATAATTTACACAGCTTAAGATAAACCTGTTAgaatttcaattattacttaCTCAGAcacatttttggttaaattgtctagaaaaaagaaagatgaTATAGGTTTTCCATTATGTGGATTCCATTGATGTAAACACCGAGGTTCCTTGTCATGCATGTAAACTTGATAAAAACGTATAACACCATCAGTACTGCCTACACCCAAAGTAGAACCATCGGGAGATAAAGCTACCCAGCTTATGGTGCACAGTTCATTGTAGACTTTTAAATAGCCTGTCGAAATATCATTCGGATGTATAACACCCGcctaaaaatgtttaacaattgTAGATCGTAAATTATGTGGATAtaagtttgtatatatatacactctTTCCATATTCAGTTACGATAACATTTATATTGAAACATTGTAACACTGAACCTCTCGCCCACGCAATTAATTCGCTATCTTCATCATCCTCACCGGGGACATCAATAAAAGGGCACCAAGATATCTTGTCATATTTGGGAGAATAATTTGACAACGGATCTTCTATTTTCACAATAAGATTGCATAGCAAGTTGTTACCAACAAGAtctattttatgtatgtaaagaGAATTCATATCAATTGAACCGAGTATACGCTCCTTTTCAATATGTGCAAATTGTAGATCGAGAACTTCCCCCGACATCCCCTTGATTAAGCCACGAAGTCCCGTCTGAGCTTTAACAACACGAACCATACCCTCAACACGTGATAGTTTGTTATTAACTGTAATATTTACAAgatataaaatgtatattacaaATTAATGAATAATCCACTGATTTTATACCGTTAATGACATAGGCAATGTGTTTTCCATCCATGTGCACAGCAATTAAATGACCAGGATAGTTTTTTAACTCCCATTTGTAATCCACAATGttctttaatttcacttttgaagaTCCATGATCATGAGTGCCGGGACTGCAAATAACTTTCACATTATTATTTGTGATTTCATGAGTGCATTGGTTGTCGTCAGGTTTAAAAGTACTAAAGaggaaataatagaaatatggacaatttatttatatacatctgACTCCTTTCGAGTTATTTGTATCTTTACATGATACTGCCACTGGAAACTGCACCAATGCCATTTAGAGCATCACTAGTTAGCATAGACGAACCCACATTGTCAACATcagtttgttgttgctgccccATGTAATTGACACTCATTTTAATTTCACTGGTCCGTCCAGTTATTGCAAAATCTGAATCCAGACTGTCACGCCTTCGCAACCGCTGTAAACAACTCCTTATAAGCGCAATTATAATTACCACAGAAATTAACATTTACACATAAACGCGCAGGAAATTAAACACTGCGCTTTTTCCACCGCGCCTTTGTtgaacaaaaaagtaattttaatttttattgccttGATATTCCTTTTTAAGAGATTCTTCACAATCTCTGGACTGCCAATGATGTgctccagagaacgttaaatatagagaattctcacgagctacgaatagtgtgagttgtcaaaaatgaagtgaaaccgcgaacactatttcacctcgcttaactcgacagcggggaagttcgtaacagagctgattacagtgaattatgtacaagtacattggctctgctcagtttttggtttctgtatgaaatcaaattgacgaatgccgacggcattttgcaaggcatttgcttgtgcatttctatgttcccttgataaacgaaaatttattcaatttatattttcaaacaaatataaccaaataaaaagacaacatttaaaatcaaagtaactttaatgtttgttgttttaattttaaaagacaaatctaaacaaaatacattataaaacgacctcacattttgttgtgtgcgttttagtgtaaatttgatgaaaatgtttactaatttttcgagtcgaaattaattttagacaagaattcaaagagcatattggtatattgatgaatatatatgtatatcaatatatgtttatatacatatattttgttagttatatttgtgcaaaagttcaattgcatcttcaattcttatagtgttacaaatgtatgtatgtgcacacgcactgcagcaacaatgacctatctctCGACGCATTGCTTTAtcatgtttatgtatgtacatttgaatatgcatttttgttcctttgccaaacgaaatttttttaaatttacatatgtatattacagggaataattcaatacgcgaaatattccaatattgactattttcgaattgtcgagaaaattggcatatgggcggctcgttttatgaatgaaagtacttgctcttaaaactatgagctcgaatttatcaatgaattttttgatgatgagttgaaactgttcggcgccgccgcgactgttcagcgctatgtcaactagaatgatggccgctacgcctgcgcctaagactgcattttgttcttgtagtcgctaggcatagaattttagctttgaacgacatacgcattttgagaataaagtgagtgccctgtgtgtgcggttgtatgtacatgcatatgtgttttgcttgaattcaattcacatatttatatttgcatatgccatcttcctgtgtgcctggtaatgaaaatgtaatgaagcgttttgtatacagaattttttgatttgatcgattgattgatatatagatatagttagggatcaagtgtgcatatacatacgcacatgcacatgcgtcgatgcatatgcagaagaagttgttttagcatttgcaggaattcgatcattcgaatatttacaccctaattattgcatgatgctcgtgaggtaggtcatgttgcttcagtgcatacatatgcgtgcaacactatatttattaaagatgcaatagaacttagttgtcccatatatgtatgcaaatacgtttctttgaagttttcttttgtttattttaaatttcaaagttttgtactatctataaaatgcatacatatatgaattattccctgtaatatacatatgtaaatttaaaaaaatttcgtttggcaaaggaacaaaaatgcatattcaaatgtacatacataaacatgataaggcaatgcgtcgagagataggtcattgttgctgcagtgcgtgtgcacatacatacatttgtaacactataagaattgaagatgcaattgaacttttgcacaaatataactaacaaaatatatgtatataaacatatattgatatacatatatattcatcaatataccaatatgctctttgaattcttgtctaaaattaatttcgactcgaaaaattagtaaacattttcatcaaatttacactaaaacgcacacaacaaaatgtgaggtcgttttataatgtattttgtttagatttgtcttttaaaattaaaacaacaaacattaaagctactttgattttaaatgttgtctttttatttggttatatttgtttgaaaatataaattgaataaattttcgtttatcaagggaacatagaaatgcacaagcaaatgccttgcaaaatgccgtcggcattcgtcaatttgatttcatacagaaaccaaaaactgagcagagccaatgtacttgtacataattcactgtaatcagttcTGTTacgaacttccccgctgtcgagttaagcgaggtgaaatagtgttcgcggtttcacttcatttttgacaattcacactattcgtagctcgtgagaattctctatatttaacgttctctggaataagtcaaaacaaaaacagggTTGTGTTCATTGCGAGTGTATTTCACAAGGGTTAATATTTTAACCGTgcacaataaacaaaaatcaataagaATCGATAACTTGCTGAAGGGAAAATTATCGTTAAATGTTAGACCATAAGTAAAAGCGAATTTACTAAAGGTGGTAGcgctagaacaacaacaacgctttgaattattttatttttcgtgaTTTTGACAAGTCCGACCTCAGTttcctttccaatacaaaacaaagggaggagaaattgcatatttttgaacATTCAGttaatggcttggtaatattgtgatttctgAGATTGACAAGCCATTACAAACCATgtgaaatataaaatgtttgtaccatgtttttcttattaattcgGTATTCTTGAAACATATCCAAAGTTAttgaataatattaattataaaaaactaagaTATAAAATATCCATAGTACCCAAAATTGCACACCCAATTTTTGTCTTTTTAATGACTGTCCGGGTTTATTCTTTGTTAGTTGAATTCTGTTACTAACGGTACTGAAAATTGCATGTGAGTAGTTGTGAATAATTTTTCCAAGTATTTTAGGATTTAGTATTGTAGAACAATGCCTACGGGTAACTCAATAAATACTTATGACAAGAAATATTATCGCTCTATGTATACGAAGACTTTAAAAGAAGTAATGTTTCCCTATGTTGAGAAAGAAATAggaattgcattttattatttatctctCTTTTTCCAGACTCATCAGCTCTATGGACGAAATACTAAATAAAGGTGTGCCGAAAACTGAATCCATAACAGATATTAAAGGGCGTATCAAGAAAAAGGAGCAAGAATTGCTAACACTATTCGACACtgtagaaaatttgaaaatttaatgtaaaatgtaatgtaaaataaagtaaataaatactacACAAGTTGCAATGCCATATGGGAACGGCAACAACAATTCTTATAAATTATCAAGCTTCGGTGTTCATTTATCCAAAACAcctgcaaagtaggggaaattgAGAGCGCAAAATGGCATTTAATTTTGAGTGGTAGTTGTtagtttttactggataaatttgtacttgtaagaatttgcaagtgagaaaaatagctgatcgcaaagtaaaaatcaacacgaattaaaatttggaatcgagttaaaattctaaatttaaataaaaatggggatcaaaatggaaaatgtagatataaataatatttaaaattaaatttataaagtttatttaaagTCATAAATTAAATAGGAATCGGCCAATGATATAGCCATTGCCCCACTTCTGAACCACAGCCTACAGCCACCATTGCTGCAGATTCTCaaatacaaatcgaaagcatAGAAGGCATATTCTGTGTTTTATGCTTGTACTTCTTTGTTATTAGCTAATTtagcaatatatgtacatataccatatatgtatgcatggacGGAAGCAAGGAAAATATGACGAAAGCTATGATAGCCACAAAAATACAATTGCTAAAGGGatgttcttcatctgacagcgatgatgaaatgtaacaaattattgtggacaaaataaaGTCATGGGATGTTAAGCTCGCGATTTTGCATTTCattcgctttattttttttgaagtgaaaacttctttagaatcgttgggagtgatttgagactcgatgaaacgaa is a genomic window of Anastrepha ludens isolate Willacy chromosome 6, idAnaLude1.1, whole genome shotgun sequence containing:
- the LOC128866239 gene encoding enhancer of mRNA-decapping protein 4 homolog isoform X2 translates to MSVNYMGQQQQTDVDNVGSSMLTSDALNGIGAVSSGSIITFKPDDNQCTHEITNNNVKVICSPGTHDHGSSKVKLKNIVDYKWELKNYPGHLIAVHMDGKHIAYVINVNNKLSRVEGMVRVVKAQTGLRGLIKGMSGEVLDLQFAHIEKERILGSIDMNSLYIHKIDLVGNNLLCNLIVKIEDPLSNYSPKYDKISWCPFIDVPGEDDEDSELIAWARGSVLQCFNINVIVTEYGKSAGVIHPNDISTGYLKVYNELCTISWVALSPDGSTLGVGSTDGVIRFYQVYMHDKEPRCLHQWNPHNGKPISSFFFLDNLTKNVSETYWKYAITGAADNTEFKVWDCSTWECLQSLCITTATEEKKPLRFIAEIDRTSSYFVISSLDTRTCYIMQIVNNSNNISLTKGSDNESNNNLANISISSNSSIGSFKSLSKSSPSLVYIKSISEFPLSSGILSFSIVDAAVRRYKCGNDNYLCDEFDDYDEETNSTYCVVVRMFIVQSKSMQECRILYQPSVTENTDVRSTLSDESGEVIASKDSSLLDSVVSCIGSGGSDIIKGGVIGIANSLNSNKLSHSHIKSEDVNEERVKQEKNSKTNSLESLLGIATAPSVSVANQMTVQTATISSSVVTVAATASAIPAAVSAELNDVRSRTASPQTSNKSFTQVNLMTPDAFSSTLSDKNTNDCVSSEVLNTILMLASVAGQTSAPKTETINILNLVNNKIIEDQEHQKLQLKQSLDPQKKFIAIENNVGRNLNNLASGGSSPSREVQEIMSLQEHDSGDDELRDKTATNIKEKVDNSPAAQMDEQGSDVSASTCHSTSSIPNWPKVPEMHKSATKHSTELQNAANLISQAVSASSGNNLNNSHVAPNLISINSSSNGNLQGMGGSSNTEFSELNGKISQLIDLVKAQSMQINNLQAEVASMKKANPMASTKIMSEFSFKLEMQLSKLLEQYLKRYENEHKEKLAAFMAGRDQQNRELRESLIQILNQYILTHLGEVVSKVINVEIQRQLAPMLSAKIEHLQQQIQLDVAQKLTAFDLMLKENISQVCKSKNIIDTFGKSVLVGVQGSLQAAFIESMSSTLIPAYEKSSQNMFKQLHDAFSVGIKEFMVQFDNYLQHLQPMQDSTEEVLNKFSGFRQHLDSILIKHRNSVTETMLETRKDVKSLEILLSRQIQETLRTEMRRCFENQTVALRSQTNTPAPMFDMKDTIKLLLHQNQINKAFHQALLANDLNLVEFTLRNADHATVFTPDCCLEQKVLLSLIQQISADMSNHNEVKQNYLADALLAINPMDPITREHAPKVLQELFRNCKMFLVNHSKSPQCSNVRMLMKAVQAYMDQI
- the LOC128866239 gene encoding enhancer of mRNA-decapping protein 4 homolog isoform X1; this encodes MLISVVIIIALIRSCLQRLRRRDSLDSDFAITGRTSEIKMSVNYMGQQQQTDVDNVGSSMLTSDALNGIGAVSSGSIITFKPDDNQCTHEITNNNVKVICSPGTHDHGSSKVKLKNIVDYKWELKNYPGHLIAVHMDGKHIAYVINVNNKLSRVEGMVRVVKAQTGLRGLIKGMSGEVLDLQFAHIEKERILGSIDMNSLYIHKIDLVGNNLLCNLIVKIEDPLSNYSPKYDKISWCPFIDVPGEDDEDSELIAWARGSVLQCFNINVIVTEYGKSAGVIHPNDISTGYLKVYNELCTISWVALSPDGSTLGVGSTDGVIRFYQVYMHDKEPRCLHQWNPHNGKPISSFFFLDNLTKNVSETYWKYAITGAADNTEFKVWDCSTWECLQSLCITTATEEKKPLRFIAEIDRTSSYFVISSLDTRTCYIMQIVNNSNNISLTKGSDNESNNNLANISISSNSSIGSFKSLSKSSPSLVYIKSISEFPLSSGILSFSIVDAAVRRYKCGNDNYLCDEFDDYDEETNSTYCVVVRMFIVQSKSMQECRILYQPSVTENTDVRSTLSDESGEVIASKDSSLLDSVVSCIGSGGSDIIKGGVIGIANSLNSNKLSHSHIKSEDVNEERVKQEKNSKTNSLESLLGIATAPSVSVANQMTVQTATISSSVVTVAATASAIPAAVSAELNDVRSRTASPQTSNKSFTQVNLMTPDAFSSTLSDKNTNDCVSSEVLNTILMLASVAGQTSAPKTETINILNLVNNKIIEDQEHQKLQLKQSLDPQKKFIAIENNVGRNLNNLASGGSSPSREVQEIMSLQEHDSGDDELRDKTATNIKEKVDNSPAAQMDEQGSDVSASTCHSTSSIPNWPKVPEMHKSATKHSTELQNAANLISQAVSASSGNNLNNSHVAPNLISINSSSNGNLQGMGGSSNTEFSELNGKISQLIDLVKAQSMQINNLQAEVASMKKANPMASTKIMSEFSFKLEMQLSKLLEQYLKRYENEHKEKLAAFMAGRDQQNRELRESLIQILNQYILTHLGEVVSKVINVEIQRQLAPMLSAKIEHLQQQIQLDVAQKLTAFDLMLKENISQVCKSKNIIDTFGKSVLVGVQGSLQAAFIESMSSTLIPAYEKSSQNMFKQLHDAFSVGIKEFMVQFDNYLQHLQPMQDSTEEVLNKFSGFRQHLDSILIKHRNSVTETMLETRKDVKSLEILLSRQIQETLRTEMRRCFENQTVALRSQTNTPAPMFDMKDTIKLLLHQNQINKAFHQALLANDLNLVEFTLRNADHATVFTPDCCLEQKVLLSLIQQISADMSNHNEVKQNYLADALLAINPMDPITREHAPKVLQELFRNCKMFLVNHSKSPQCSNVRMLMKAVQAYMDQI